The region TTATTTAATGCACCACCTACTGCTCTTACCGCTTTGGTGTCTCCTAATATTTTGGCAAGCTCGCCATAAGTTGTAGTAGCACCAAAAGGGACGTCCAATAAGGCTTTCCATACTTTTTTCTGAAATTCGGTACCTGAAAAATCAAGTGGAATATCAAAAACAGTTCTGGCTTTTTCAAAATATTCTGTCAATTGTTGCTCAGTTTTCAAAAGTATAGGATTTTGATCATCCCTTTCCGGAGCAGATAATTTTGTCCGTTTATAACCCTCTCCTTCCCATAATATAGCTGCAAGGCCTATATCTGAAGCGATAAGCCTGATCACACCAAGTGGTGAAGGCATATCCTTATATACTAATTTCTGATTGTCTTCCATTTTTTATGATTTACCCACGAACTCAGCTCTGTCTATTTACTGTATATATAATAAATTCAACATAATAAGGCTGATTCAAATTTATTAAACTTTTTGTAGTTACTAAAATAGCCCCCTTTTTCCTTATCTTCTATAATCTCAACAGTATTTTTATT is a window of Elizabethkingia anophelis R26 DNA encoding:
- a CDS encoding methylated-DNA--[protein]-cysteine S-methyltransferase; protein product: MEDNQKLVYKDMPSPLGVIRLIASDIGLAAILWEGEGYKRTKLSAPERDDQNPILLKTEQQLTEYFEKARTVFDIPLDFSGTEFQKKVWKALLDVPFGATTTYGELAKILGDTKAVRAVGGALNKNPISIIVPCHRIVGTSGNMVGFAGGIANKTILLNLENKYTIPSLFD